From the genome of Salmonella enterica subsp. houtenae serovar Houten:
AGCTTGTTTTGATAAGAAATTATCGCTCACATGTAGTCCTTACTGTTTATTTTATGGCTTTCAGATGGTTATCCGAACAACTTCAGTGTCCCACCACGGATGTTTTTCGGATGTTTACAATAGCCATAACATGAGAGCAGATAAAGCCTGATAAATATACATAATTTAAGCATGGTAGGTTGTCGGTAAGCGCTTGAGAAAATTTCAGCATCCAGATGCTATCGACAATCATTTTCATTTCAAAAGGTACTCCCGGGCGTTAGCCATGCCACGGGGCGGCAGCGGCGCAGGATTTCACTCCTTATGAAAATTTTCAGAGAAAAGCCAGATCCGTTCTTCTTATCGTTTATTTACTGTTTTTAAAGGTTTTTTTAGAAAAAAGAAAGGATCTGCTGGATAACGTTTTTAGTTAAAAACGAAGATCGCAGATCCTTTCCTGTTTCCGGGAGACTTTTCCATGAACGTGAATAAAAAAAAACTGGCTGAAATTTTTGGTTGTGACGTCAGAACTGTCACAGCCTGGCAAAGCCAGGGGCTGCCACTTGTTTCCGGAGGAGGAAAAGGTAACGAAGCAGTGTTCGACACCGCGGCAGCGATTTCATGGTACGCGGAGCGTGATGCGTCTATTGAAAATGAAAAGCTGCGTAAAGAGGTTGATGATTTACGTGCCGCTGCGGAATCAGATCTTAATCCCGGCACCATCGACTATGAGCGCTACCGCCTGACAAAAGCCCAGGCGGATGCGCAGGAACTTAAAAATGCTGAGCGCGAAGGGCTGGTTCTTGAGACCGAACTGTTCACCTACATCCTGCAACGGGTGGCTCAGGAAATAGCAGGGATACTGTCAAGGGTACCGCTGGTATTACAGCGCAAATATCCTGATCTGTGCCAGTCGCACATCGATGTGGTCAGAACGGAAATCGCCAGGGCGTCAGGCAGGGCCGCCACGATAGCGGATGTGGAGAAGTGGACCGATGATTTCCGGAGAGCGCAGGGCGAATAATGCCAACAGAGCCATAACTAACGGGCTGATAGCGCTTCATATTCCCGTACCGCTTACCACCGTGCAGTGGGCTGATGAGTATTACTATCTGCCAAAAGAGTCCTCCTACACCCCCGGCAAATGGGAAACGCTGCCGTTTCAGGTAGCGATAATGAACGCGATGGGGTATGAACTGATCCGCGTTGTAAACCTCATTAAGTCTGCCCGCGTGGGCTATACCAAAATGTTGCTGGGGGTGGAAGGCTATTTCATAGAGCACAAGTCGCGCAACAGCCTGCTGTTCCAGCCGACCGACTCATCCGCTGAGGATTTTATGAAATCCCACGTGGAGCCGACTATCAGGGATGTTCCTGTATTGCTGGAGCTGGCCCCCTGGTTCGGGCGTAAACATCGTGATAACACGCTTACCCTGAAACGCTTTTCTTCCGGTGTCGGGTTCTGGTGCCTCGGCGGTGCAGCAGCCAAAAACTACCGTGAAAAATCGGTGGATGTGGTCTGCTATGACGAATTGTCATCTTTTGAGCCGGATGTCGAGAAAGAAGGTTCGCCGACGCTGCTGGGGGATAAACGTATTGAAGGTTCTGTCTGGCCTAAATCCATTCGGGGCTCCACACCAAAAGTCAAAGGGTCATGCCAGATTGAAAAGGCGGCAAATGAATCGGCGCATTTTATGCGTTTTCATGTACCGTGTCCGCACTGTGGCGAAGAACAGTACCTTAAATTCGGTGATGGCAGTACGCCGTTCGGTCTGAAATGGGAGAAAAGCAAGCCGGAGACGGTGTATTACCTTTGTGAACATAATGGATGCGTGATCCGTCAATCGGAACTTGATCAGAAAGCAGGCCGCTGGATTTGCGATAACACAGGCATGTGGACACGCGATGGACTGGCTTATTTCAGCGCGTCCGGTGAGGAGGTTCCGCCGCCACGATCCATTACCTTTCATATCTGGACGGCTTACAGTCCCTTTACCACCTGGATACAGATTATTTATGACTGGCTGGATGCGCTGAAAGATCCAAATGGTGTGAAAACCTTTATAAACACCACTTTGGGCGAGCCTTATGAAGAGGCGGTGGCCGAAAAACTCAGCCATGAGCTTTTGCTGGAAAAAGTGATTCATTATGCGGCGCCGGTTCCGGAGCGGGTGGTGTATCTGACCGCTGGTATCGACTCCCAGCGTAACCGTTATGAAATGTATGTCTGGGGCTGGGCGTCGGGCGAAGAGGCTTTCCTTATTGATAAGCAAATTATCATGGGACGGCATGATGATGAAGATACCCTGCAGCGTGTGGATGCCGTCATTAATAAAAAATATCGTCATGCTGACGGGACGGATATTTCCATTTCCCGTATCTGCTGGGATATCGGCGGTATCGATGCAGAAATCGTCTATAAACGCTCAAAAAAACACGGCATTTTCCGCGTGCTGCCTGTCAAAGGGGCCTCCGTTTACGGAAAACCCGTTATTACCATGCCTAAAAAACGCAACCAGAGCGGGGTATTCCTGTGCGAAATCGGTACTGATACTGCCAAAGAAATGCTTTACGCCAGAATGGGGGCGGTTACTGCGCCTGCCGACGAAGCCACGCCTTATGCGATCCGCTTTCCGGATAATCCGGATGTTTTTACGGAG
Proteins encoded in this window:
- a CDS encoding terminase: MNVNKKKLAEIFGCDVRTVTAWQSQGLPLVSGGGKGNEAVFDTAAAISWYAERDASIENEKLRKEVDDLRAAAESDLNPGTIDYERYRLTKAQADAQELKNAEREGLVLETELFTYILQRVAQEIAGILSRVPLVLQRKYPDLCQSHIDVVRTEIARASGRAATIADVEKWTDDFRRAQGE
- a CDS encoding terminase, yielding MISGERRANNANRAITNGLIALHIPVPLTTVQWADEYYYLPKESSYTPGKWETLPFQVAIMNAMGYELIRVVNLIKSARVGYTKMLLGVEGYFIEHKSRNSLLFQPTDSSAEDFMKSHVEPTIRDVPVLLELAPWFGRKHRDNTLTLKRFSSGVGFWCLGGAAAKNYREKSVDVVCYDELSSFEPDVEKEGSPTLLGDKRIEGSVWPKSIRGSTPKVKGSCQIEKAANESAHFMRFHVPCPHCGEEQYLKFGDGSTPFGLKWEKSKPETVYYLCEHNGCVIRQSELDQKAGRWICDNTGMWTRDGLAYFSASGEEVPPPRSITFHIWTAYSPFTTWIQIIYDWLDALKDPNGVKTFINTTLGEPYEEAVAEKLSHELLLEKVIHYAAPVPERVVYLTAGIDSQRNRYEMYVWGWASGEEAFLIDKQIIMGRHDDEDTLQRVDAVINKKYRHADGTDISISRICWDIGGIDAEIVYKRSKKHGIFRVLPVKGASVYGKPVITMPKKRNQSGVFLCEIGTDTAKEMLYARMGAVTAPADEATPYAIRFPDNPDVFTEVEAKQLVAEELVEKLVNGKFRLLWDAKGRRNEALDCLVYASAALRVSVQRWQLDLEALATSRKSEEQDTPTLEQLAAMLAGGVNGNNH